From Mytilus edulis chromosome 8, xbMytEdul2.2, whole genome shotgun sequence, one genomic window encodes:
- the LOC139486291 gene encoding uncharacterized protein isoform X3, with product MVCSECCKKNGNRFCVRDVHYHRCEPASTISDRPHTSQTPLNKTDQYSSNSSSKSSLGVTPYVAYTIFTISVIVPSTMLVVFSGRWIRKQLRKRRIREQLRHERRNVPYTSANVQISSNDGRVQQNPIYNIGAEEETTIPADLPPVYSIGNYNCAQNVTNGDVQNDSPPVYTNGSYNCAQNVTNDDLQNDPPPVYTHGSYNCAQNVTNDDLQNDSPPVYTHGSYNCAQNVTNDDLQNDSPPVYTNGSYNCAQNVTNGDLQNDPPPVYSIGRYSCTIKVTNR from the exons ATGGTCTGCTCTGAATGTTGTAAAAAGAATGGCAATAGGTTTTGTGTTCGTGATGTACATTATCACAGATGTGAACC AGCAAGCACGATTTCAGATAGACCACATACATCTCAAACACCATTAAACAAAACGGACCAATATTCATCGAACAGCAGCAGCAAAAGTTCATT AGGTGTTACTCCTTATGTTGCGTATACCATTTTTACAATATCTGTCATTGTGCCAAGTACAATGTTAGTGGTTTTTAGTGGGCGATGGATAAGAAAACAATTAAGAAAAAGAAGAATAAGAGAGCAACTAAGACATGAAAGAAGGAATGTCCCATACACCTCTGCAAATGTACAGATAAGCAGTAATGATGGAAGGGTTCAACAGAATCCGATATATAATATAGGAG CAGAAGAAGAGACAACAATACCTGCTGACCTACCACCTGTTTATTCAATTGGCAATTATAATTGCGCCCAAAATGTTACCAATGGAGATGTACAGAATGACTCACCACCTGTTTATACAAATGGCAGTTATAATTGCGCCCAAAATGTGACCAATGATGATCTACAGAATGACCCACCACCTGTTTATACACATGGCAGTTATAATTGCGCCCAAAATGTGACCAATGATGATCTACAGAATGACTCACCACCTGTTTATACACATGGCAGTTATAATTGCGCCCAAAATGTGACCAATGATGATCTACAGAATGACTCACCACCTGTTTATACAAATGGCAGTTATAATTGCGCCCAAAATGTGACCAATGGTGATCTACAGAATGACCCACCACCTGTTTATTCAATTGGCCGTTATAGTTGCACCATAAAAGTGACCAACAGGTGA
- the LOC139486291 gene encoding uncharacterized protein isoform X2, translating into MKYINIAIVISIVFFYTIQAERCEIWWLKRECYSKPCSCCSSERGYFSMVCSECCKKNGNRFCVRDVHYHRCEPASTISDRPHTSQTPLNKTDQYSSNSSSKSSLGVTPYVAYTIFTISVIVPSTMLVVFSGRWIRKQLRKRRIREQLRHERRNVPYTSANVQISSNDGRVQQNPIYNIGEEETTIPADLPPVYSIGNYNCAQNVTNGDVQNDSPPVYTNGSYNCAQNVTNDDLQNDPPPVYTHGSYNCAQNVTNDDLQNDSPPVYTHGSYNCAQNVTNDDLQNDSPPVYTNGSYNCAQNVTNGDLQNDPPPVYSIGRYSCTIKVTNR; encoded by the exons ATGAAATACATTAACATCGCCATAGTTatttcaattgtatttttttacacTATTCAAG CTGAAAGATGTGAAATCTGGTGGTTGAAACGGGAATGTTACAGCAAACCATGTTCTTGTTGTTCCAGTGAAAGAGGTTATTTTAGTATGGTCTGCTCTGAATGTTGTAAAAAGAATGGCAATAGGTTTTGTGTTCGTGATGTACATTATCACAGATGTGAACC AGCAAGCACGATTTCAGATAGACCACATACATCTCAAACACCATTAAACAAAACGGACCAATATTCATCGAACAGCAGCAGCAAAAGTTCATT AGGTGTTACTCCTTATGTTGCGTATACCATTTTTACAATATCTGTCATTGTGCCAAGTACAATGTTAGTGGTTTTTAGTGGGCGATGGATAAGAAAACAATTAAGAAAAAGAAGAATAAGAGAGCAACTAAGACATGAAAGAAGGAATGTCCCATACACCTCTGCAAATGTACAGATAAGCAGTAATGATGGAAGGGTTCAACAGAATCCGATATATAATATAGGAG AAGAAGAGACAACAATACCTGCTGACCTACCACCTGTTTATTCAATTGGCAATTATAATTGCGCCCAAAATGTTACCAATGGAGATGTACAGAATGACTCACCACCTGTTTATACAAATGGCAGTTATAATTGCGCCCAAAATGTGACCAATGATGATCTACAGAATGACCCACCACCTGTTTATACACATGGCAGTTATAATTGCGCCCAAAATGTGACCAATGATGATCTACAGAATGACTCACCACCTGTTTATACACATGGCAGTTATAATTGCGCCCAAAATGTGACCAATGATGATCTACAGAATGACTCACCACCTGTTTATACAAATGGCAGTTATAATTGCGCCCAAAATGTGACCAATGGTGATCTACAGAATGACCCACCACCTGTTTATTCAATTGGCCGTTATAGTTGCACCATAAAAGTGACCAACAGGTGA
- the LOC139486291 gene encoding uncharacterized protein isoform X1, whose translation MKYINIAIVISIVFFYTIQAERCEIWWLKRECYSKPCSCCSSERGYFSMVCSECCKKNGNRFCVRDVHYHRCEPASTISDRPHTSQTPLNKTDQYSSNSSSKSSLGVTPYVAYTIFTISVIVPSTMLVVFSGRWIRKQLRKRRIREQLRHERRNVPYTSANVQISSNDGRVQQNPIYNIGAEEETTIPADLPPVYSIGNYNCAQNVTNGDVQNDSPPVYTNGSYNCAQNVTNDDLQNDPPPVYTHGSYNCAQNVTNDDLQNDSPPVYTHGSYNCAQNVTNDDLQNDSPPVYTNGSYNCAQNVTNGDLQNDPPPVYSIGRYSCTIKVTNR comes from the exons ATGAAATACATTAACATCGCCATAGTTatttcaattgtatttttttacacTATTCAAG CTGAAAGATGTGAAATCTGGTGGTTGAAACGGGAATGTTACAGCAAACCATGTTCTTGTTGTTCCAGTGAAAGAGGTTATTTTAGTATGGTCTGCTCTGAATGTTGTAAAAAGAATGGCAATAGGTTTTGTGTTCGTGATGTACATTATCACAGATGTGAACC AGCAAGCACGATTTCAGATAGACCACATACATCTCAAACACCATTAAACAAAACGGACCAATATTCATCGAACAGCAGCAGCAAAAGTTCATT AGGTGTTACTCCTTATGTTGCGTATACCATTTTTACAATATCTGTCATTGTGCCAAGTACAATGTTAGTGGTTTTTAGTGGGCGATGGATAAGAAAACAATTAAGAAAAAGAAGAATAAGAGAGCAACTAAGACATGAAAGAAGGAATGTCCCATACACCTCTGCAAATGTACAGATAAGCAGTAATGATGGAAGGGTTCAACAGAATCCGATATATAATATAGGAG CAGAAGAAGAGACAACAATACCTGCTGACCTACCACCTGTTTATTCAATTGGCAATTATAATTGCGCCCAAAATGTTACCAATGGAGATGTACAGAATGACTCACCACCTGTTTATACAAATGGCAGTTATAATTGCGCCCAAAATGTGACCAATGATGATCTACAGAATGACCCACCACCTGTTTATACACATGGCAGTTATAATTGCGCCCAAAATGTGACCAATGATGATCTACAGAATGACTCACCACCTGTTTATACACATGGCAGTTATAATTGCGCCCAAAATGTGACCAATGATGATCTACAGAATGACTCACCACCTGTTTATACAAATGGCAGTTATAATTGCGCCCAAAATGTGACCAATGGTGATCTACAGAATGACCCACCACCTGTTTATTCAATTGGCCGTTATAGTTGCACCATAAAAGTGACCAACAGGTGA